One Phragmites australis chromosome 23, lpPhrAust1.1, whole genome shotgun sequence DNA window includes the following coding sequences:
- the LOC133906358 gene encoding uncharacterized protein LOC133906358, producing MPSATACPVAPTPAAQPALPDELLEDIFLRLGDAADLARASASCTSFRRVISSRLFLRRFRSLHPPPVLGFLYSSGGNVGFHAAQPPRRSAPAGRAFDEAVDFTFSFLPDPSCWRVGDVRDGRVLLSRYTATCFIFEDLVVCDPLHRRYVHIPPISGDLATSTGHGGMQKFEPFLAPAGDEQEEAERSLRVICNVMSKYKVVPFVYSSVTGKWGCVTPFSIVTDEWMVSPTSLQHRCVHSCFYWTGYCEKVMLMLDVREMKFSVIDLPPDSNQRYKTIVEAGEGRIGLFVLGDRELDLYSKTWRDNGVGAKEWRHDNVIPLPNCHWTIAGAAEGYILLRGILRDYSQFWSFPSKPDAHYFTLELKTLLIERLCASKFDILPDYLYASFPPPLSPPSI from the coding sequence ATGCCCTCAGCGACGGCGTGCCCGGTCGCCCCCACCCCGGCGGCGCAGCCGGCCCTCCCCGACGAGCTACTGGAGGACATCTTCCTCCGCCTCGGCGACGCGGCCGACCTCGCCCGCGCGTCCGCCTCCTGCACTTCCTTCCGCCGCGTCATCTCCAGTCGCCTTTTCCTCCGTCGCTTCAGGTCCCTCCACCCCCCGCCCGTCCTAGGGTTCCTCTACAGTAGCGGCGGTAACGTTGGATTCCACGCCGCCCAGCCGCCGCGGCGCTCCGCGCCGGCCGGTCGCGCCTTCGATGAAGCCGTCGACTtcaccttctccttcctccccgaCCCCAGCTGCTGGCGCGTCGGCGACGTCCGCGATGGCCGCGTCCTCCTGTCCCGGTACACCGCTACCTGCTTCATCTTCGAGGACCTTGTGGTCTGCGACCCCTTGCACCGCCGGTACGTCCACATTCCCCCCATCTCCGGCGACCTAGCGACTTCTACGGGGCACGGTGGCATGCAGAAATTCGAGCCCTTCCTCGCTCCAGCTGGCGACGAGCAGGAGGAGGCGGAAAGGTCACTCCGAGTGATATGCAATGTGATGTCCAAATACAAGGTCGTCCCCTTCGTCTACTCTTCAGTCACCGGAAAATGGGGATGTGTCACGCCTTTTAGCATTGTAACCGATGAATGGATGGTATCCCCTACATCGTTACAGCACCGCTGTGTGCACAGCTGCTTCTACTGGACGGGTTATTGCGAGAAAGTTATGCTCATGCTTGACGTGCGTGAGATGAAATTCTCCGTCATTGACCTACCACCTGATAGCAACCAGCGATACAAAACCATTGTGGAGGCAGGGGAAGGCAGGATTGGTTTGTTTGTTCTTGGTGATCGCGAATTAGACCTTTACAGTAAGACTTGGAGAGACAATGGTGTCGGCGCAAAAGAGTGGCGGCACGACAATGTAATCCCCTTGCCCAACTGTCACTGGACCATCGCTGGCGCAGCTGAGGGCTACATACTCCTACGAGGGATTCTACGGGACTATTCCCAGTTCTGGAGCTTTCCTTCTAAGCCAGACGCGCACTATTTCACACTGGAACTCAAGACATTGCTAATTGAGAGGCTCTGCGCGTCGAAATTCGACATTTTGCCGGATTACCTGTATGCTAGCTTTCCACCACCGTTGTCACCGCCAAGTATATGA
- the LOC133906596 gene encoding uncharacterized protein LOC133906596, whose product MAASGGAYSCETAARTREWMDALAAFLRRHRPLLEAHVVNFFKDRLWEMVDAEWMECLRREPVESLLKLPSGCVQEHWPSTLQEFVLSARSLVLPREQKPPQSLVPDLHVASIGTVLAQGMNSKKKHEIETLAGVVHAISKSHGAKTVVDVGSGQGYLAQALSFEYQLPVIAIDASSHHASVTNTRAERIKKHYAAKCVEKQQLIVPRTVTCHVLSSDTLAAVMLDVCKDDHVEHARETKNCTEKIPQIQEPNHSIPPLILAGLHACGDLSVNMLRVFVSCEQVKALVSVGCCYNLLSEDCYEGTNTCPGFPMSKAAKLSNLVIGKSIRDLACQSAERWRSLTKDIALQNFDIHAFRAAFQIALEKFFPEVSKLSPSIGRQGKALRRQRLRKVMESHMAVEKTDDFSCSTLKEQNMNTDDVDSSIYGVDTRPSDIHHDECRKFALFRDFTIAGLGRLGCGSVEDASLLEIWNEMQPLAEYIGPFWCLRAALGPLVETYILLDRLLFLQEQGDPVEALLFPLFDPTMSPRNMAVIAWKLSANPSEA is encoded by the exons atggcggcgagcggcggcgcgtACTCGTGCGAGACGGCGGCGCGGACCCGCGAGTGGATGGATGCGCTCGCGGCCTTCCTCCGCCGGCACCGCCCGCTCCTCGAGGCCCACGTCGTCAACTTCTTCAAG GATAGGTTGTGGGAGATGGTGGACGCCGAGTGGATGGAGTGCCTCCGCCGGGAGCCCGTGGAGAGTCTGCTCAAGTTACCCTCCGGATGCGTTCAG GAACACTGGCCCAGTACACTACAAGAATTTGTGCTTAGTGCCAGGTCACTTGTTCTTCCACGGGAGCAGAAGCCACCACAATCA CTCGTACCTGATTTGCATGTAGCTTCAATTGGTACTGTTCTCGCTCAAGGCATgaactcaaagaagaagcaCGAA ATTGAAACTCTAGCTGGGGTGGTTCATGCAATTTCTAAGAGTCATGGAGCCAAGACAGTGGTTGATGTAGGTTCCGGCCAG GGTTATCTCGCGCAAGCTTTATCTTTTGAGTATCAATTGCCAGTTATAGCGATAGATGCTTCGTCACATCATGCATCAGTTACAAACACTCGTGCAGAGAGAATAAAGAAGCACTACGCTGCTAAATG TGTGGAGAAGCAACAGCTCATAGTACCCAGGACTGTCACTTGTCATGTTCTTTCTAGTGACACATTGGCAGCTGTCATGTTAGATGTGTGTAAGGATGATCATGTTGAACATGCAAGAGAAACTAAGAACTGTACTGAGAAAATACCTCAAATTCAGGAACCAAATCATAGCATTCCTCCATTAATACTTGCTGGTCTTCATGCCTGTGGTGATCTTTCAGTTAACATGCTAAG AGTCTTTGTGTCATGTGAACAAGTAAAAGCATTGGTAAGTGTTGGCTGCTGTTATAACTTGCTTTCTGAAGATTGTTATGAGGGTACAAACACCTGTCCTGGTTTTCCTATGAGCAAGGCTGCTAAACTATCTAACTTGGTGATTGGGAAAAGCATCCGTGACCTTGCTTGTCAG AGTGCAGAGAGATGGAGAAGTCTCACCAAGGACATTGCGCTACAAAATTTTGATATACATGCCTTCCGGGCTGCTTTTCAAATT GCACTTGAGAAATTTTTTCCAGAGGTTTCAAAACTGAGTCCATCAATTGGAAGGCAAGGAAAAGCTCTACGACGTCAGAGGCTTCGTAAAGTTATGGAATCCCATATGGCTGTGGAGAAAACTGATGATTTCTCCTGTTCTactttaaaggaacaaaacatgAACACAGATGACGTTGATTCATCCATATATGGAGTTGACACAAGACCAAGTGATATCCATCATGATGAATGTCGAAAGTTTGCCCTTTTCAGAGATTTCACAATAGCAGGATTAGGTCGCCTTGGCTGTGGTTCAGTGGAAGATGCTAGTCTACTTGAGATATGGAACGAAATGCAACCCCTTGCT GAATATATAGGTCCCTTTTGGTGCCTTCGGGCTGCTTTAGGTCCACTGGTGGAAACATATATTTTACTTGATCGGTTACTGTTTCTTCAAGAGCAAGGCGATCCAGTTGAAGCATTGTTGTTTCCTCTATTTGATCCCACTATGTCTCCTAGGAACATGGCAGTAATTGCTTGGAAGTTATCTGCAAATCCTTCAGAAGCATGA